Proteins from one Juglans microcarpa x Juglans regia isolate MS1-56 chromosome 6S, Jm3101_v1.0, whole genome shotgun sequence genomic window:
- the LOC121236613 gene encoding uncharacterized protein LOC121236613, whose amino-acid sequence MVMQQAKQLLTEYQEGQASNVVSRGASKSNHTSWEPPPLVIYKVNWDAAVKHEIGRVGIGIVIRDFEGRVVASRSMQRYIFTDSYTAKSQGALQAIIFARDIGLRRIILEGDALQVIHSIKLNTSQFHLSRVLLWDVKFVLSHFDNWIVVHVRRNVNMAAQVLAKYA is encoded by the coding sequence ATGGTAATGCAACAGGCAAAACAACTACTAACAGAATATCAAGAAGGTCAAGCTTCAAATGTAGTTTCCAGAGGTGCATCAAAAAGCAATCATACTAGCTGGGAACCTCCTCCTTTAGTCATTTATAAGGTGAATTGGGATGCTGCAGTCAAACATGAGATCGGTAGAGTTGGCATAGGTATCGTTATAAGGGATTTTGAAGGAAGAGTGGTGGCTTCCAGAAGCATGCAAAGGTATATATTTACTGATTCTTATACAGCTAAGTCTCAAGGAGCACTACAGGCCATCATTTTTGCAAGAGACATAGGATTGAGGAGGATAATCTTGGAAGGGGATGCATTGCAAGTAATTCACAGTATCAAACTTAATACTTCACAGTTCCATCTCTCAAGGGTTCTCTTATGGGATGTTAAGTTTGTTTTGTCTCATTTTGATAACTGGATTGTTGTTCATGTCAGAAGAAATGTCAATATGGCAGCACAAGTGTTGGCTAAGTATGCTTAG